One window from the genome of Paenibacillus azoreducens encodes:
- a CDS encoding ABC transporter permease has protein sequence MYGAQIAFKEFNVTKGIGGSPWVGFAQFERFFHSHEFWRLLQNTLVISFYALLASFPFPILLALGLNYVKNKRFKNTVQMITYAPYFISLVVLVGLLLQFLDPRTGLINTMLGWFGLGPYHFMAQASWFKSIYVWSHVWQNTGFACIIYLAALSGIDPALHEAAVMDGATKMQRMRHIDLPGILPIAVILLILNTGQMLETGFEKILLMQNSLNLRASEVIDTYVYKVGLVSQAMNFSYATAIGLFKAVIGFILLIIVNQVAKQLKQESLW, from the coding sequence ATGTACGGCGCACAGATTGCGTTTAAAGAATTTAACGTGACCAAAGGCATCGGAGGCAGCCCGTGGGTTGGATTTGCGCAGTTTGAACGTTTTTTTCATTCGCATGAATTTTGGAGACTTCTGCAAAACACGCTTGTGATCAGCTTTTATGCGCTGCTGGCGAGTTTTCCGTTTCCGATTCTGCTCGCGCTTGGTCTCAATTATGTAAAAAACAAACGCTTCAAGAACACCGTTCAGATGATTACTTATGCGCCGTATTTTATCTCATTGGTTGTGCTCGTAGGCCTGCTGCTGCAATTTCTTGACCCGCGGACGGGGCTGATCAACACGATGCTCGGATGGTTTGGGCTTGGACCTTACCATTTTATGGCGCAGGCATCCTGGTTCAAATCGATTTATGTATGGTCGCATGTGTGGCAGAATACGGGTTTTGCCTGCATCATTTATTTGGCGGCGCTTTCCGGCATTGATCCGGCCCTGCACGAGGCGGCGGTCATGGACGGGGCAACGAAAATGCAGCGGATGCGGCATATCGACCTTCCCGGCATTCTGCCGATAGCGGTGATTTTGCTGATTTTAAATACCGGGCAGATGTTGGAAACAGGGTTCGAAAAGATTTTATTGATGCAGAACTCTCTGAATTTGCGCGCTTCGGAAGTCATTGATACTTATGTTTATAAAGTAGGGCTTGTGTCGCAGGCCATGAATTTCTCTTATGCAACGGCGATCGGCTTGTTCAAAGCGGTAATCGGTTTTATTTTGCTTATCATCGTGAACCAGGTGGCCA
- a CDS encoding AraC family transcriptional regulator → MLRKTSGERAALILRFFMPYALILLGSLLVGWFAYHKTSALVESETMKSNMEALGQIREALDGRFAEVETIAEQMASESKVQSFQFVKAPFESTNPFRLWDLEKSLFDYRMSNHFIVDYFIAYKNSGMFISPRKVYDAKQFYGLQLRYEDLSYDEWYGQLFNAYYYKTYKPGMPVVYEGKSYSVVSYMQSFGAKDSGGVITVLINNQQIQEMLRHIDLERGGFAYVADQNGNLISHVGMDSQSANLKALPIKAGFSQIRWNGKSMLVTKTTSGYNGWTYVSAQPEVVVLEKVHYIKELTLTVFMLALAAGLLAAAFLAYRSSRPVFKMLQLLPRNAGGKEKRPLGNLMDDIRSSVSDLVARHDALSSRLEAQVPLLRNVFFERLLQGGFASVGEVEAAMDHARVELPGNILAAAVIRLRGYHAPYNEEMLMELDIVKLHIRDVIAAIGPAESVSAQMHDLGENKLSLILHGEAASPASFMEKVKQLLHHLYGSLNQASHAGLLLAVGTSQTSLTEVYRSYGEAEFLLLHASWNEQEPILFYDAAEVPVPAYFYPSDVEQRLIQLVRSGNKPETARLIGQIKENNGDGRQVPDFACKLLAQELCGTLLKCCEPSGSGEDPLTEEVEVVLKVSDPALAPTEAVSMLFQALLQLCQKHEDRKRSHNDSLAGKLIAYIDRHYQDSDLSLAVLAREAGNSEAYVSYFFKEQTGMNFSDYLENVRMEEAKRLLVCSGMPVSEIAARTGYLSLNTFSRAFKRANGISATEFRKEMQAREA, encoded by the coding sequence ATGTTGAGGAAAACTTCCGGTGAACGTGCCGCATTGATTTTACGTTTTTTTATGCCTTATGCGCTTATTTTGCTCGGGTCCTTGCTTGTCGGATGGTTTGCGTATCATAAAACGTCGGCGCTGGTGGAAAGCGAAACGATGAAAAGCAACATGGAGGCGCTTGGCCAAATCCGTGAAGCGCTGGACGGGCGTTTTGCCGAGGTAGAGACGATTGCCGAGCAAATGGCCAGCGAGTCCAAAGTGCAATCTTTTCAGTTCGTCAAAGCCCCATTCGAAAGCACGAATCCGTTCCGGCTGTGGGATCTGGAGAAAAGCTTGTTTGATTACCGGATGTCGAACCATTTTATCGTGGATTATTTTATCGCGTACAAAAACAGCGGTATGTTTATTTCCCCACGCAAGGTATACGACGCCAAACAGTTTTACGGCCTGCAGCTTCGTTACGAGGATCTGTCTTATGATGAATGGTACGGCCAACTGTTTAATGCGTATTATTACAAGACCTATAAGCCGGGAATGCCGGTAGTATACGAAGGAAAGTCATATTCGGTGGTCAGCTATATGCAGTCCTTCGGCGCAAAAGACAGCGGCGGAGTCATTACCGTATTGATCAACAATCAGCAGATTCAAGAGATGCTCCGGCATATCGATTTGGAGCGGGGAGGGTTTGCTTATGTGGCCGACCAGAACGGAAATCTGATCAGTCATGTAGGGATGGATTCGCAGTCCGCTAATTTGAAAGCGCTTCCTATAAAGGCGGGTTTTTCGCAAATCCGGTGGAATGGGAAGAGTATGCTGGTCACGAAAACCACGTCAGGATATAACGGCTGGACTTATGTGTCGGCACAGCCGGAAGTGGTTGTTTTGGAAAAGGTGCATTATATCAAAGAGCTGACATTAACCGTATTTATGTTGGCTTTGGCTGCAGGCCTTTTGGCAGCCGCATTTTTGGCTTACCGAAGCAGCCGGCCGGTATTTAAAATGCTGCAGCTGCTTCCGCGGAATGCCGGCGGGAAAGAAAAGCGGCCGCTGGGCAACCTGATGGATGATATCCGCAGCTCGGTATCCGATCTGGTAGCAAGACATGACGCGCTGAGCAGCCGGTTGGAAGCGCAGGTGCCTTTGCTGCGGAATGTTTTTTTCGAACGGCTGCTGCAGGGTGGATTCGCGTCCGTAGGGGAAGTGGAAGCGGCCATGGATCATGCCCGTGTCGAGCTCCCGGGAAATATTCTGGCAGCCGCTGTTATTCGATTGCGGGGCTACCATGCGCCATACAACGAAGAAATGCTGATGGAGCTGGATATTGTCAAATTGCATATTCGTGATGTGATCGCTGCCATCGGGCCCGCAGAATCGGTGTCTGCGCAGATGCATGATTTGGGGGAAAACAAGCTGTCCCTGATACTGCATGGAGAAGCGGCGAGTCCGGCATCTTTTATGGAAAAGGTGAAGCAGCTTTTGCATCATTTGTACGGAAGTTTAAACCAAGCGAGCCATGCCGGGCTTCTGCTCGCCGTTGGGACCAGTCAAACGAGCCTGACGGAAGTATACCGTTCGTACGGTGAAGCGGAGTTTCTTTTGCTCCATGCATCATGGAACGAGCAAGAGCCGATTTTATTTTACGATGCCGCCGAAGTGCCGGTTCCCGCTTACTTCTATCCATCGGATGTGGAGCAGCGGCTGATCCAGCTTGTACGATCGGGCAACAAACCGGAAACGGCGCGTCTGATTGGGCAAATCAAGGAGAATAATGGAGATGGCCGGCAGGTGCCGGATTTTGCCTGCAAATTGCTTGCCCAAGAGCTGTGCGGTACGCTGCTGAAATGCTGCGAACCTTCCGGCTCCGGAGAAGATCCGTTGACCGAAGAAGTGGAAGTGGTGCTCAAGGTATCCGATCCGGCGCTGGCGCCTACCGAAGCTGTATCCATGCTGTTTCAAGCTTTACTGCAGCTCTGCCAGAAACACGAGGACCGTAAACGCAGCCATAATGATTCTTTGGCAGGCAAGCTGATTGCATATATTGACCGTCATTACCAGGACTCGGATTTGAGCCTTGCGGTTTTGGCACGGGAAGCGGGCAATTCCGAAGCGTATGTGTCGTATTTCTTCAAGGAACAGACAGGCATGAACTTTTCCGATTATTTGGAGAATGTCCGCATGGAGGAGGCGAAACGGCTGCTGGTATGCAGCGGAATGCCTGTCAGTGAAATCGCCGCCCGGACAGGTTATCTGTCGCTGAACACGTTCAGCAGAGCGTTTAAGCGCGCGAACGGCATCAGCGCGACCGAATTCCGGAAGGAGATGCAGGCCCGCGAGGCCTGA
- a CDS encoding DUF4269 domain-containing protein: protein MSSHVFMDLSYLKTGNAKQKEAYEILTDLGIFGKLAAFSPVLAGTIPINIDIEGSDLDIICEMREPEVLAQILNAEYGSMQGYRMTRSETADGIVMVCNFASRSWPLEIFAQNRPVTEQNAFKHMVIEHRVLEYLGPGFRERVRALKKDGFKTEPAFARILRLEGDPYQTLLEMYDWNDEKLHPFLDQNWPGRS from the coding sequence ATGAGCAGTCATGTATTTATGGATCTATCCTATTTGAAAACAGGCAATGCAAAGCAAAAGGAAGCATATGAGATACTGACCGACTTGGGCATTTTTGGGAAGCTGGCGGCATTCAGTCCTGTTCTTGCCGGGACGATCCCCATTAACATCGATATCGAAGGCAGTGATTTGGATATCATCTGCGAGATGCGGGAACCGGAAGTTTTGGCGCAAATCCTGAATGCGGAATATGGGTCGATGCAAGGATACCGGATGACCCGAAGCGAAACCGCAGACGGCATCGTGATGGTATGTAATTTCGCATCCCGCTCGTGGCCGCTTGAAATTTTCGCGCAGAACCGGCCCGTGACGGAGCAAAATGCTTTTAAACATATGGTGATCGAACATCGTGTGCTTGAGTATCTCGGTCCGGGTTTCCGCGAGAGGGTCAGAGCCTTGAAAAAGGACGGCTTCAAGACGGAACCCGCTTTTGCCCGCATTCTTCGCTTGGAGGGCGACCCGTACCAGACGCTGCTGGAGATGTATGATTGGAATGATGAAAAATTACACCCGTTCCTGGACCAAAACTGGCCCGGAAGATCATAA
- a CDS encoding histidine phosphatase family protein yields MVRHAESRYIQGAEMTRELSEQGKEDALQVSRILRNEAIEFFYSSPYRRAVQTIEPTAREAEKDISIIWDLRERTLAGDGFQMPEGQFFNCKRQLYDDFNFALPGGESSFEAQRRGVEAILGLLERDLGKRIAIGTHGDIMTLIMNYFDPKYDYEFWRSTMMPDVYKLVFEDGNLTEVTRCWTVKEAG; encoded by the coding sequence ATGGTCAGACACGCGGAATCGCGGTACATACAGGGCGCAGAAATGACAAGAGAATTATCGGAGCAAGGAAAAGAGGATGCGCTACAGGTCAGCCGAATATTGCGGAACGAAGCGATTGAATTCTTTTATTCGAGTCCCTATCGAAGAGCCGTCCAAACGATAGAGCCGACCGCCCGCGAAGCCGAGAAAGATATCAGTATCATCTGGGATTTAAGAGAAAGAACGCTTGCGGGCGATGGATTTCAGATGCCTGAGGGGCAATTTTTTAATTGTAAACGGCAGCTTTATGATGATTTTAACTTTGCCCTGCCAGGCGGGGAATCGAGTTTCGAAGCCCAGCGCAGGGGAGTGGAAGCGATCCTGGGGCTGCTGGAAAGAGATCTTGGCAAAAGAATCGCCATCGGCACGCATGGGGATATCATGACGCTGATCATGAACTATTTTGACCCGAAATATGATTATGAGTTCTGGCGATCGACAATGATGCCCGATGTATACAAACTGGTGTTTGAAGACGGGAATTTGACGGAAGTGACGAGGTGTTGGACGGTTAAAGAAGCAGGATAA
- a CDS encoding GNAT family N-acetyltransferase, with product MITIHEAAYADKSTLRNLLELYKYDFSEFDPEDDLNENGLYEYMYLDHYWTEEGRHPFLFRVDGKLAGFALVRELEAKTKNLLPLYEMAEFFILRKYRRSGAGQQAAIGLFDRLPGRWKVAEVESNIPAQKFWRKVIGHYTNGKFEEISEKGWDGPIQCFETGGQPE from the coding sequence GTGATTACCATACATGAAGCGGCATATGCCGATAAATCCACGTTGCGGAATTTGCTTGAGCTGTACAAATACGATTTTAGCGAGTTTGATCCGGAGGATGACCTGAACGAAAACGGACTGTATGAATATATGTATCTGGATCATTATTGGACGGAGGAAGGAAGGCACCCGTTCCTTTTCCGTGTTGATGGCAAACTGGCGGGTTTTGCTTTGGTCCGGGAGCTGGAAGCGAAGACGAAAAACCTTCTTCCTCTGTATGAAATGGCCGAGTTTTTTATTTTGAGAAAATACCGCCGTTCCGGTGCGGGACAGCAGGCGGCAATTGGGTTGTTTGACCGTTTGCCCGGAAGATGGAAGGTTGCCGAAGTAGAGAGCAATATTCCTGCGCAGAAGTTTTGGCGTAAAGTTATCGGACATTACACGAACGGGAAATTCGAGGAAATAAGCGAAAAGGGCTGGGACGGGCCGATTCAATGTTTTGAAACTGGTGGCCAGCCTGAATAG
- a CDS encoding RidA family protein: MSFESMEVRLKALGIVLPQAGEPAAKYVNAVIVNGLMFVSGKGPAGHPSGKLGSDFSTEEGYQFARSTGLEILAVLQSELGTLDKVKRVVKIQGFVNAEPFYEEHHKVLNGCSDLMLDVFGERGKHARSVFGAVSVRDNLPIIIDSIFEVEV, translated from the coding sequence ATGTCTTTTGAAAGCATGGAAGTGCGGCTGAAAGCGCTTGGAATCGTTCTTCCGCAGGCTGGCGAGCCTGCAGCCAAATATGTCAATGCGGTGATTGTGAACGGACTTATGTTTGTTTCGGGCAAAGGTCCGGCAGGACATCCGAGCGGGAAGCTTGGGAGCGATTTTTCCACGGAAGAAGGCTATCAGTTTGCCAGGAGTACAGGGTTGGAGATTTTGGCTGTACTGCAATCGGAGCTTGGAACGTTGGACAAAGTGAAGCGGGTAGTGAAGATACAGGGATTTGTGAATGCGGAGCCTTTTTATGAGGAACATCACAAGGTGCTGAACGGCTGCTCGGACCTGATGCTGGACGTGTTCGGCGAGCGGGGCAAACATGCCCGTTCCGTGTTTGGAGCTGTGTCCGTAAGGGATAATCTGCCGATCATCATCGATTCGATCTTTGAAGTTGAGGTATAA
- a CDS encoding ATP-binding protein, with the protein MLRDHVRSSDPAFQHAVHGMAVISLDGTFLKINTALHDLLGYPQHEFISAASPDLDHAYREMLSDIQTYGESLQSQHLTNGKFERQIGLVSGRKLQVIIHLAIIPNEDHDPDHYLVQFEDRTRLAELETKMNATETMLLDIQTSYWQMLEKMPLAVLITKKGVVQYVNPAALRLIHAKDQSEVYGLVTDTIVDASFHYTLTNRRRVYATDQSLDAVSYLINCLDGQQKFVEGFTLVITYEGEPAAVGVFKDITDQRQKEEHMMQSEKLTMAGQLAAGIAHEIRNPLTSINGFMKLMRSSNRNTDYYYDIIESELKRIELIVNELLVLSKPQAKHVSKPVNVLPILDQVITLMKVQSALKDIEIVFDTDDTSLWIIGEINQLKQVFINLLKNGMDAMEAGGTITVTTYSNEQEVLISVRDEGSGMTAEQVQRLGQPFYTTKETGTGLGFMITQNIIHNHRGSIQIESTPNQGTIFTVKLPKIKKPEDIE; encoded by the coding sequence GTGCTACGAGATCATGTCCGAAGCAGTGATCCCGCCTTCCAGCATGCCGTGCATGGAATGGCTGTCATCTCGCTCGATGGGACCTTTTTGAAGATAAATACCGCCTTACATGATCTATTGGGATATCCGCAGCACGAATTCATTTCCGCCGCTTCCCCGGATCTTGACCATGCATATCGCGAAATGCTCTCCGATATTCAAACCTATGGCGAATCACTTCAGTCGCAGCATTTAACGAACGGAAAATTCGAAAGACAAATCGGACTTGTTTCCGGCCGGAAATTGCAGGTTATCATCCATTTGGCCATTATTCCCAATGAGGATCATGATCCTGATCATTATTTGGTTCAGTTTGAGGATCGAACCCGATTAGCCGAGCTGGAAACGAAAATGAATGCTACGGAAACGATGCTGCTAGATATACAAACTTCATACTGGCAAATGTTGGAGAAAATGCCCCTTGCGGTGTTAATCACCAAAAAGGGAGTCGTGCAGTATGTCAATCCCGCGGCCCTTCGTTTGATCCATGCCAAGGACCAAAGCGAAGTATATGGCCTCGTAACCGATACGATCGTGGATGCTTCTTTTCATTACACGCTCACGAATCGGAGGAGAGTTTATGCTACCGATCAGTCGCTGGATGCCGTGAGCTACCTCATTAATTGTTTGGATGGACAGCAAAAATTTGTGGAAGGATTCACTCTCGTTATAACTTATGAGGGCGAACCGGCAGCCGTCGGGGTCTTTAAGGATATTACGGATCAAAGGCAAAAAGAAGAACATATGATGCAGTCCGAAAAATTGACCATGGCCGGACAACTGGCAGCGGGGATCGCCCATGAAATCAGGAACCCTCTCACTTCGATCAACGGGTTTATGAAGCTGATGCGATCTTCTAACCGTAACACCGACTACTATTATGATATCATTGAGTCCGAACTGAAACGGATTGAACTGATCGTGAATGAACTGCTTGTCTTATCCAAACCCCAGGCCAAACATGTCAGCAAACCCGTGAATGTTCTGCCGATTTTGGATCAGGTCATCACTTTAATGAAAGTGCAGTCGGCTTTAAAGGATATCGAGATCGTATTCGATACCGACGACACTTCCCTCTGGATCATCGGTGAAATTAACCAACTGAAGCAGGTATTTATCAATTTGCTCAAAAACGGCATGGATGCCATGGAGGCAGGCGGAACCATAACCGTTACCACCTATTCCAACGAACAAGAGGTACTGATCAGTGTACGGGATGAGGGGAGCGGCATGACTGCCGAACAGGTTCAACGGTTGGGGCAGCCGTTTTATACGACGAAGGAAACGGGAACAGGCCTTGGCTTTATGATCACGCAAAACATTATACATAATCATAGAGGTTCGATTCAGATCGAAAGCACCCCCAATCAAGGGACCATCTTTACGGTAAAGCTACCGAAAATAAAAAAACCTGAGGATATCGAATAG
- a CDS encoding glycosyl hydrolase family 8, whose translation MRTRNRSRTMWSKAAIFMTALALLAWPLQGNIHAGAADKNGSGTVKQNAVVLAEWKFTDKGEQGVHLATGGQYQVSSFLQNVGGTFENYDEDEHQISYQGWNPEEGAKYWLATVSTAGYSHIKLSSEQSSSGSGPNEFKVQTSTDLSKWTDVPNGIVKMNTVSSYDCPQQSCKLAGLSLPQADDDQGILYIRWLVNANKATNADENPDGIGGGGSSRIRNIQVTGEPIQGKQPVTPTIDLTKSPAEQAVKVPAKEPLKIQFSKKISVADAEAISVKDEKGQPASGLKWEIAAGNTLLIRHDPFAYSTKYKVAIDQKALKGEDGIPLARNVAWDFTVQDSPTMPKLINMTFNGDPKTSLSFAWYTDVMTDTKLQLIEASRMEGKEFPAAAAKEYSGAAEEISTFVTKADRESGSKTEFYTHKVTANDLKPGTAYKFRVGSEKEWSTVGSFTTDTAKPEPFHFIVGSDSQASVKAEFEPWADTFRKAINRIGNPKFLINAGDLVDNGDLEEQWQWLLGVAQDELLKVPFVPVLGGHEVQDWDGDETTPNNNFYNHFNLPRNVVKTTHDGSVYSFEYGDALYMIFNSEFDGKLKADGTVDWEDDKREQFWDQVDWMRNTVAKSDAKWKFVTFHKSPYAAGDNSAQWEEGRVDFYKQNLIPVFDELGIDMVFEAHDHMYMRSFQMYGDKVIDPKGLQKDAEGNVVNPKGTIYLMSNALGNKFYYKNNQYKLGADGEPEEVIGANGKPIPYDDYFAAIDEQPEKKMFTDVSVSDQVLKFDAMTAAVEDEGKPGYSKDGLGVYDHYGIKRTDVKPEPVKEARVEMKDGKAVLTWKVPSTGTEPVRGFRIYEKNDKISKYWSKYVPVQPNKDEYSLTIENLDPAVQYHLVIRSVGTRNNSEKVEVSTLKSASANEPPTAPSALEGKELTPFKVGLSWLESSGPAPAGYHIYRNDVLVGTAATTSFEDAGLQPQTEYRYTVKAFGKNGAESLASNRITLKTKSWISGVKGASKPFPQHTAYAVGSIKPNHQSQAQIDATVARLYDEWTHKYLKANPYLKPEEPAQYYVWYADGDWFEKEHDDTLNVDYDAITVSEAHGYGMLVTALMAGHDPQAKMYFDGLYRYFRAHPSSVNPDLMAWKQGDTGKAIVDVDGVDSATDGDMDIAYALLLADSQWGSDGSINYLAEAKKVIQAIMKNDVNHTEWTLKLADWAEDNDAKYGSATRPSDFMLQHLKDFGKVSGDRNWGLVVDKTYAISREIFTKFSPKAGLLPDFVVKKGGSYAPADPDFLEGKTDGDYSYNSSRIPWRIGTDALITGDGRAKEQLNTLTGWIRKTTQDDPSRISAGYKLDGSAALENYPDLSFSAPMMVAAMLDASNQSWLNRLWDYNAAVSTEKDVYFGNSLRLLSMIVVSGNWWSPTLGDVNHTVNQ comes from the coding sequence ATGAGGACAAGGAATAGAAGCAGAACCATGTGGAGCAAAGCGGCTATATTCATGACTGCTTTGGCGCTGCTTGCCTGGCCGCTTCAGGGGAATATCCATGCAGGCGCGGCGGATAAAAATGGGAGCGGCACGGTAAAGCAAAATGCCGTAGTTTTAGCCGAGTGGAAGTTTACGGACAAGGGAGAGCAAGGCGTTCATCTTGCCACCGGGGGACAATATCAGGTTTCTTCCTTTTTGCAAAACGTAGGGGGCACTTTCGAGAATTACGACGAAGACGAGCATCAGATCAGCTATCAAGGCTGGAATCCGGAGGAAGGAGCAAAATATTGGCTGGCTACTGTGTCCACGGCAGGCTACAGCCATATCAAGCTTTCGTCCGAGCAGAGCTCATCCGGTTCCGGTCCGAATGAATTCAAAGTACAGACAAGTACGGACCTGTCGAAATGGACGGATGTGCCAAACGGGATCGTGAAGATGAATACCGTCTCCAGCTATGATTGTCCGCAGCAGTCCTGCAAGCTTGCAGGTCTATCACTTCCGCAAGCCGATGATGATCAGGGAATCCTGTACATCCGGTGGCTGGTAAACGCCAACAAGGCGACAAATGCGGATGAGAACCCGGATGGCATCGGTGGGGGCGGCTCCAGCCGAATCCGTAATATACAGGTGACGGGCGAACCCATCCAAGGAAAGCAGCCTGTGACGCCAACGATCGATTTGACGAAATCGCCTGCGGAACAAGCCGTGAAAGTCCCTGCCAAAGAGCCGTTGAAGATACAATTCAGCAAAAAGATTAGCGTTGCCGACGCAGAGGCCATTTCCGTCAAGGATGAAAAGGGACAGCCTGCATCCGGGCTCAAGTGGGAAATTGCCGCTGGGAATACGCTGCTTATTCGGCATGATCCGTTTGCCTATAGCACGAAATACAAAGTGGCGATCGATCAAAAGGCTCTAAAAGGCGAAGATGGAATTCCGCTTGCCCGTAATGTAGCCTGGGATTTTACCGTACAGGATTCGCCGACGATGCCGAAGCTGATCAACATGACATTCAACGGGGATCCGAAGACCAGCCTTTCGTTTGCCTGGTATACGGATGTCATGACAGATACGAAGCTGCAGCTGATTGAAGCCTCACGCATGGAAGGGAAGGAGTTCCCGGCTGCCGCAGCCAAAGAATACTCCGGTGCCGCTGAAGAAATATCCACATTTGTGACCAAAGCGGATAGAGAATCGGGCAGCAAAACCGAATTTTACACCCACAAGGTTACTGCAAATGACCTGAAGCCGGGAACCGCATACAAATTCCGCGTGGGCAGCGAAAAGGAATGGAGTACAGTTGGTTCTTTCACAACAGATACAGCTAAGCCCGAACCGTTTCACTTTATTGTAGGATCGGACTCCCAAGCTTCCGTCAAAGCCGAATTTGAGCCTTGGGCCGATACATTCCGCAAAGCGATCAACCGCATCGGAAATCCGAAATTCCTTATCAATGCGGGGGACCTGGTGGACAACGGCGATCTGGAAGAGCAGTGGCAGTGGCTGCTGGGCGTCGCTCAGGATGAGCTGCTGAAAGTACCTTTTGTACCTGTGCTAGGCGGTCATGAAGTGCAAGACTGGGATGGGGATGAAACGACGCCTAACAATAACTTCTATAACCATTTCAATCTGCCGCGCAACGTTGTGAAAACTACCCATGACGGGTCTGTATATTCCTTTGAATATGGTGATGCCTTATATATGATCTTCAACTCTGAATTTGACGGCAAGCTGAAGGCCGACGGCACGGTCGACTGGGAAGACGACAAACGTGAGCAATTCTGGGATCAGGTGGATTGGATGCGCAATACGGTAGCCAAAAGCGATGCCAAATGGAAGTTCGTCACATTCCATAAGTCTCCTTATGCCGCAGGCGATAATTCCGCCCAATGGGAAGAAGGACGCGTAGATTTCTACAAGCAGAATTTGATTCCGGTATTTGACGAGCTTGGCATCGATATGGTGTTTGAAGCGCATGATCATATGTATATGAGATCCTTCCAGATGTACGGGGACAAAGTAATAGACCCGAAAGGACTGCAGAAGGATGCGGAGGGGAATGTCGTGAATCCGAAAGGGACGATCTACCTCATGTCCAATGCGCTTGGCAACAAATTCTATTATAAAAACAACCAGTATAAACTCGGCGCGGACGGCGAGCCGGAAGAGGTCATCGGGGCTAACGGCAAACCGATCCCGTATGACGACTATTTTGCAGCGATAGATGAGCAGCCCGAGAAAAAAATGTTTACCGACGTTTCCGTCTCGGATCAGGTTTTGAAATTTGATGCCATGACGGCGGCGGTTGAAGATGAAGGCAAGCCGGGGTACAGTAAAGACGGGCTTGGCGTCTATGACCATTATGGCATTAAGCGCACGGACGTTAAGCCGGAGCCGGTCAAGGAAGCCCGGGTCGAAATGAAAGACGGCAAGGCGGTTCTGACGTGGAAGGTCCCTTCAACGGGTACAGAGCCGGTTCGAGGTTTCCGTATTTATGAGAAGAACGATAAAATCAGCAAATATTGGAGCAAATATGTGCCTGTCCAGCCGAATAAGGATGAATACAGCTTGACGATCGAGAACCTGGATCCGGCGGTTCAATACCATCTGGTGATTCGTTCGGTAGGCACAAGAAATAATTCCGAGAAGGTAGAAGTCTCAACGCTGAAGTCCGCTTCCGCAAATGAACCGCCAACAGCACCGTCCGCACTGGAAGGAAAAGAGTTGACTCCGTTCAAGGTTGGCTTGTCATGGCTTGAATCGAGCGGACCAGCTCCCGCAGGATACCATATTTACCGGAACGACGTTTTAGTGGGAACGGCAGCAACCACTTCCTTTGAAGATGCCGGGCTGCAGCCGCAAACGGAATACCGATATACGGTGAAAGCTTTTGGCAAAAACGGGGCGGAGTCGCTTGCCTCAAATAGGATCACGCTGAAAACAAAATCGTGGATAAGCGGCGTCAAGGGAGCTTCCAAGCCGTTCCCGCAGCATACGGCGTATGCGGTCGGCTCGATCAAACCGAATCATCAAAGCCAGGCGCAAATCGATGCTACGGTTGCCCGGCTGTACGATGAGTGGACCCATAAATATTTGAAGGCGAATCCGTATTTGAAACCGGAGGAACCGGCTCAATATTATGTGTGGTATGCGGATGGCGACTGGTTTGAAAAAGAACATGACGATACTCTTAACGTGGATTATGACGCCATTACAGTTTCCGAAGCGCATGGCTACGGGATGCTGGTGACCGCTCTCATGGCAGGGCATGATCCGCAAGCCAAAATGTATTTTGACGGACTTTACCGTTATTTCAGGGCGCATCCGAGCAGCGTCAATCCGGATCTAATGGCATGGAAGCAAGGAGATACCGGCAAGGCGATTGTGGATGTGGACGGTGTAGACTCCGCTACTGACGGCGATATGGATATCGCTTATGCTTTGCTGCTGGCGGATAGCCAATGGGGCAGCGACGGCAGCATCAATTATTTGGCTGAAGCCAAAAAAGTCATTCAGGCCATCATGAAAAATGACGTGAATCATACCGAATGGACATTAAAGTTGGCGGACTGGGCGGAAGACAATGATGCCAAATACGGCAGCGCGACCCGTCCTTCCGATTTTATGCTACAGCATTTAAAGGATTTCGGAAAAGTATCCGGCGACCGCAATTGGGGTCTTGTCGTTGACAAAACCTATGCTATAAGCCGTGAGATATTTACTAAATTCAGTCCGAAGGCGGGGCTCCTCCCTGATTTTGTAGTGAAGAAGGGCGGAAGCTATGCTCCGGCCGATCCTGATTTTCTCGAAGGAAAAACGGATGGGGACTATAGCTACAATTCATCCCGCATTCCATGGCGGATCGGTACGGATGCGTTGATCACCGGAGACGGGCGGGCAAAAGAGCAGTTGAATACATTAACGGGCTGGATTCGCAAGACAACCCAAGATGACCCGTCCCGAATTTCCGCAGGTTATAAGCTGGACGGCTCCGCAGCGCTTGAGAACTACCCGGATCTGTCGTTTAGCGCGCCTATGATGGTTGCCGCCATGCTTGATGCTTCCAATCAAAGCTGGCTGAATCGTTTATGGGATTATAATGCGGCGGTCTCCACTGAAAAAGACGTATACTTTGGCAATTCCCTCCGGCTGTTGAGCATGATCGTGGTGTCCGGAAATTGGTGGTCGCCGACTCTGGGGGACGTGAATCATACGGTAAACCAATAA